The nucleotide window TTTAAAAAAAGGTAATACAAAATTTAAATATTGATGAGCATCCATTTTGCTTAAATATGAAAAACTCATTCAATCTAACTTTTTGAGATCACATACAGAAGGAGAGCCGCTTAATCCTTCAACTGTAAAGTTCTTAACACTTTCTTTTAAATTAAAAAATTCTTGCTCGCCTAAATTTCACCCTAAAAGTAAAAGATAATTTAAAAGAGCTTCTGGGTAGTATCCTAAGCTCAAAAGATATTCCACTGAATATTTTTCAGCCTCAGCATCTCTTTTAGATATTTTTTTGCCAGATTCAGAAACTAATAAAGAAAGATGTCCAAAATTAGGCATATTTTCTTCCCACCCAAAAGCTTCATACAAAGCTATTTGATAAGGTGTGTTAGAAATATGCTCTTCTCCTCTAAAAATATCTGAAATATTCATTTCATAATCATCAACAACTACGGCGAAATTATAAGTTGGAAGTCCATTACTTCTCATTAATATTATTTCTCCCATAGAAGATGCTGGAATAGACATTTCTCCTCTTACATAATCTTTTCAAGCATAAATTTTTGAGCTATCCAATTTCAATCTATAGCTAAAGGGAATATTTTTCTTCATTTTCTCTTCAATTTCTTTTTCCATTAAATTTTTACATTTACCGGAATATAAATATGGATTATCTTTTTTTTCTTCTTTTAGCTCTTCTTCTGTACAAAAACATTTATAAACTTTTCCTTTTGTAACTAATTCTTGAATTCTTCGTTTATAAATTTCTGTTTTTTGAGATTGAAGATAAGGCCCATAAATGCCTGGAGATGCAAAAGATTCATCAGGTATTAATGAAAGAGCTTCTAGATTATCTAAAATTCTTTGAATTTGTGCTTCTTGATTTCTAGATTGATCAGTATCTTCTATTCTTAAAATAAAATCTCCGTGATTTTGTTTTGAATATAAAAAATTAATCAAAGCAGTTCTTAATCCCCCTATATGAAATTCTCCTGTGGGAGAAGGGGCAAATCTTGTTCTAACTTTTCTTACAGTTTGATCCTCCATATTATTTAACTATGTGTTTTAAATACTCATAAATTATTTAATTATTTAATACTTTTAAAATTTCTTTGGCTATGACAAAAATAACAGGAACTGTTATCGAATTTCCAAATTGTTTATATGCTTGATTATCACTTACAGGTATTAAATAATTATCAGGAAATCCTTGAAGTCTCGCACATTCTCTAGGGGTTAATTTTCTAGGATTTTTATCTTTTTGTTTTATTAATATTTCGCTTCCATCTTTATAATACCTAGCTGAAATAGTATTAGTATAAATACTATTTTCATCAAATAAAGAATAACCAAAACCCCTTCCCTTTAAAATATGTTCTTCTTTTCTTCGTTGATTGCCTTTTCATAATAAATCAGAAATAGTATATTTATGACTTACCTCTTTCTCTAATATTTCCCCAACTTTAGTTTTTTGAAAAGTTGGAGAAGGCATTTTAAAGTCTTTATATGAAAAGACTAAATCTTTTGCAAGCCAACAATATATATTCTTTCTCTATTTTGTGGTATTCCAAAATCACTTGATTTTAAAAGGCAATGAGTAATATGATAATTTAATTCTTGAAGACTTTTTGGAATAATTTGAAATGTTTCTCCTTTATTATGAGTTTTTAAATTTTTTACATTTTCTAATAAAAAAGATTTTGGTTTCTTATCTCTAAGAATTCGGACAATTTCAAAAAATAAAATTCCCCTCTCATCCTTAAAACCTTGTTTTTTGCCGGCTTGACTAAAAGCTTGGCAAGGAAAACCTGCAACTAATATATCATGATCAGGAATATTTTCAGTAGATATATTTCTGATATCTCCTTCCGGAATGTCTCCGAAATTATAAAAATAAGTTAATTTAGAAAATTTGTCTATTTCACTGCTAAAAACTGTTTTTACTTCTCCTGTTAAATGAAATCCTAATCTAGTTCCTCCGATTCCAGCAAATAAATCAATCATTTTATATTTAGCACTTTCATTATTAGGGAATGAAATTAATTCCATTACTTATTTAATTTCCTTTTCTAAATAAGCTTTATTACTATTTCCCACAAGAAAGATAAAAAATCTTTAGAGGATTTTAAAGAAATAGTTAAAAATTATCAAAAAGAACATTCTAAAGAAACCTTAAAAATAATTTCAGAATTATTTATTAATTTGAATTATCATGAAAAAAATTATGACTATTTTTTAGAAAATGCAAGCCAAATTATTGAAAAAATTAAAAATTTACAATAAACTAGATTTTTATTTAATGTTCTAAAAAATAATGAAAAATTATGAAGAATTAAAAATTACTGACTACAAATGAGAAGGATATACACTTTGAAAATATATTAAATTGCACTTTCCTTATTACACTAAATTATTAATTATTAAAGAGTTAAGGCTTAAACATATTCTTTTAAATGATCAAATTTCATATTTCCAGTATAAATTACAATTTGGCGATATTATCAAAATTTATTTATTACCTGATTTATCTAGCTTTAAAAAGAAAAAAAATAAACCACTAGAAAAAGAATATTTAAAACTTAATACTTCAATAAAATCGCAAATATTCTTTGAAAATGAAAACTTAATAATTGTTAATAAAAAAGCTAACCAAATAATTCAACCAGATTCTTCTAAAAAAAATTATTCTTTGGAAGAATTACTTCAAGCCTATATAAAAACAATTGATTCAGAAAGTACTTATAGGCCTAAATTTATTCATAGATTAGATAGACCTGTTGAAGGTTTATTAATTGCAGCTAAAAATGCTAAAGCTCATTCAATTCTTTCTAAAGCAATTAGAGAAAGAAAAATTCAAAAATTTTATAAAGCAATTGTTTTAGGGAGCTTTCCTCTTAAAGAAATGCAATTAGAAAATTGAATTCTCGATAAATCAACCAAAGTTAAAGTTTTAGAGCGAGAAAATTATGGAACTAAATTCGCTATTTCTTTAGTTAAAGGAATTAAAAAAACTCCTAACTATTCTATAGTAGAAATAAAGTTAGTTACTGGCAGAAAAAATCAAATTAGAGCGCAATTGGCACATTTAGGGCATCCAATTGCCGGAGACAGAAAATATTTCAATAAAAACTTAAAAAAACAATTTAAAGAAAAGGATTTTAATTGAAAAAAACAATTTTTAAGCTCTGAATCAATTGCTTTATTTTCTTATAAATTAATTTTTGAAGATGAATTGGTTAAAGTATTAAACTTGGGGAAAAATACATTTGAACTCACAAAAGAGCCCAAAAATTGATCTTTTTGAATTAAAAGCTTAAGTTTTTAAGCAACTTTTATCTTTTTTGAAGAATTCAAAAAATTTATATTTACAAAACTAGCTTTTTTTAAATTATTTTTTCTCCTATTGATAAAAAAATTTAAATAGAAATTTAAAAAAGTATTAATTAAAGGGACTTTCCCGAAAGCTTTAAATATCTCTTTATTTCTATTAAGCATCAAAAAATGGAATAACAAAAAGAAAGCAAATATACCTCCAAGCATTGGAAAACATAAAGAATAACAAATAAATTTCAATTCTTTAAGTCCTTCTTTCGTAGCTACTGCAATATTCAATAAAGAAAGAATTAAAGTAGCTATAAAAAGAATTACTAAAGCTACTCCGGAATAAATAAATATAGTTTCTCCTCAATGTTCTGATCTTCTTAAGCTATCAAAAAAACCCCCTCCTTGAGTTAAAAAATATTTATCTCAAACAGTTGGGCTTACAAAAAAGAAAATTTTTTCTATTATTGTTGTTGATTTCATATGTTGTGTTAGATGAATGCTTGAAAAACCTATTAATCAAATAAAAAAAGAAACAATTGAAAAATATCATGAAATTTCTAAAAATTTAATAGTTCATAAACTTAATCTTTTAATTTCGATTTCTTCCTTATTCCCCCAACGGGGGATATAAGGAGTTATGAAAAAATTTTTAAATCAAGTCTCTAATTGAGTCAATATTTGAAGAAATTATTTTAGCAGATTCAATCAATTTCTTCTCTTCTTTATCACTTAATGGAAAAACTATTATTTCTTTTATACCTTCTTTACCTACAATTGTAGGAAGTGCTAAAGTCACATTTGATAATCCATATTCACCATTCAATCCAACACTTAAAGGGAGAACTTCATTTGTATCATATATAAAAGCACTCAGAATTTTCGCTAAAGCTGCCCCAATTCCATAATGAGTAGCTCTTTTTCTAGAGATTATTTCATATGCTTTTCTTCTAACTTCTTTTTCTAATTTTTCTTCGTAATCAGAACAACAGAAAGGTGAACCTTCAAAATGATCTTCTTCGCATCTATTAATCGTTCTCCCTCCAACTCTAATTTGAGAAAAAGTTACTAAGGAACTATCTCCATGTTCTCCCAATACATAGGCTCCTTCTATAGAATTTGGAGATACTTTAAGAGAAGTTGAAATTTTAATTAATAATCTGGAACTATCAAGCACTGTTCCGGAACCAATAACTTTATTAGTTGGTAGGCCACTCATCTGTCTAAATGCATGTGTTAATACATCTACAGGATTAGAACAAATTAAAACAATTCCAGAAAAACCTGAATCTTTAATTTTCTCAGCAATAACCCTTATTATTTCTACATTATCCCTAACCATTTGCAATCTTGTTTCTTCTGGTTTTTGAGGTCTTCCGGCAGTAATCACAACATAGTCATAATCTTGCAAATCACAATAATCTATTGCCCTAACCTTTGATTGTGCTTTAAAAAATAATGTACTATCTTCTAAATCTAAAGCTTGACCTTTAGCTAATTCATTGTTGTAATCTATTATTCCATATTCACTTGCTAAATCTTGGTGAATAGCTGAATATAAGAAGGAGGAGCCCACAGCTCCACAGCCTATTACAGCTACTTTTACAGCCATTTTTTATTTAAATTAATTTTATAAAAATTAAGCAATAAATACCTTGAATCTCTTACTTTTTGATTCACTTTCTAAAAGTAAAAAAAGTATTTCTAAAGAAAAATTTATCTCTATTTATCTTTGCGGGCCTACTCTTTATAACTATTTACATATAGGTAATCTAAGACCTATAGTTATTTTTGATTTCTTAATTAGATATTTAAGGATAAAAAAATATCCTTACAAATATGTTCAAAATTTAACAGATATAGATGAAAAAATTCTTTTAAAAGCTCATAAAGAAAAAAAAACAGTTCAAGAGGTTACTGATCAATATACTGAATCTTTCCTTAATATATTGAAAAATTTAAATATAGTTTTTCCAGATAATTTGCCCAAAGTAAGTGCTCATATGAAAAATATTCACTTTCATATTGCTGCGCTTTTAAAAAAGAAAAAAGCAATATGAGATAAAAAAACCCAAACTATTAAATTTTTAAGCTCTACAAAATCAAAAAATTTAAGTTATTTTTCAGGAAATGATGTTTCTAAAGAAGAAAGTTGTTTTGCTTTATGAAAAGAAAATAATAATACTCCTATTTCTTATCCCTCTCCTTGATTTCCTGGAATACCCGGATGACATATAGAATGTTTTTCAATGATAGATGAAAATTTTGAAGTGCCGATTACCATTCATGGAGGAGGAGTTGATTTGAAATTCCCCCATCACGAAAATGAGAATTTATTGTGCAGATTTTGACATAAAAAGGATTTAGCAAAAATTTGAGTTCATGTGGGACAAGTTTTGAATGAAGAAGGAAAACTTTCTAAATCAAGCAATTATAGCTTAACTGTTGAAGATTGCGCTTCACAATTTTCTTGAAATTTCCTAAGATATCTTTTTATGAAAGTTGGATATCAAAAACCCTTTACAATAGATCAAGAACTTTTATCTTCTTATTGAGCTGAATGAAAGGGTTATTTGTCAGCTTTAAATTATGCTGAAATTATTTTGTTGAATAGTAGTCATGCTTTGATATCAGATGAGCAAGAAGAAGTGCAACCAGATGAAATATTGCTCCACCATTTGGAGAATGATCTCAATTTGCCTGAACTTCTTTCTTGATTAGAGGATTTAAAAAAATCTTTATTAAATGCTATTAAAGCTTCTAAATACCAAGAAATTTATTTTTATTGAAAAAAAATAAAAAATAATTTGGAACTGCTTGGCTTTACCATAGAAAATATGTCTAGAGAAGATATAAAGGAAGCTAATCAATGATTAGAACTAATTGAACAAAAAGATTATAAAAAAGCAGATAAATTAAGAGCTAAATTAATAGAAAAAGGAATTCTTCCTTAAAGAATGATTAATTTAAAAAAACAATTAATGCTTAATGGAAAAAAAAGTGTTTTAGAAATTCTTAAAGATAATTCTTTAAGAAAATTAATTCAACATATTTATTTAACTAATAATCAAACTAATTTAATTTCAATGTGTAAATCTCTTAATATCCCATACTCAATACAGAATCCAGCTTGATTAAAAGCTCTTAAAAAAGAATTTGATTCTAAATACTCTAATGTTTTTGCAGTTTTGAACTCCAAACCACAATTATCTTTTGAAGAATTTAAGAAAATCCTTTTAATAAAAGAAAAAACACCTAACTTATTACTTATGGTAGAAAGAATTCAAGATCCTTACAATTTTGGCGCTATTATTAGAACTTGTTTGGCTGCTGGAATAAATTACTTAATTTATTCCTCTTCAAATAACACAAAATTGAATAATATTGTTTTGAAAACTTCTCAAGGATATGCCCTAAAAATGCAATTAATTCAAGTAAAAGATCTTTCAAAAGCTCTTCAAGAGCTTAAAAAATTAAATTTTTTAAGTTACGCTGCCTCTCTTAGAGAGCCTTCTAAAAATTATTTTTCTATGAAATTTCACGATAGAACAATTATTGTTTTAGGGAATGAAGGCTTTGGAATTTCTCCTAAACTAGAAGAACATATAGATTATAGAATTAAAATTCCTATGCACAACAATATTGAATCTTTAAACGTTTCTGTTGCTAATGGAATTCTTATTTATGAAGTATTAAGACAACAGACTTTAAAAAAATAAAAAAATTTTTAAATAAATTGTAAATTTTTCAAATTAATTGGGCTTTCAGCCCAATTAATTGGCAATTATTAGCTAATTGTTAGATAATTATTTTTATAAATTTTCATAAAAATTGTGCTTAAATTCATTTCCTACTCTAAAATCAATAAACAAAAATTTAATGAATTTAAAAAAAATAAAAAATATATCTTGACTTAATTTCTTAAAAAATTTTTAAAAACATAATTTTTATTTAAACCTCTTTTACATCTAATTTTTCCTTCATTTCATTTATTAATCTCAAAGCTATTTTTGCACTTACTTTGGCCTCTACATTTTCTCTAACTGTTTGAAAAATTTTGGCTGATGACGCTGCATCAGCCTCACATCTTTGGCGAAATCTATAACTTCCCCAACAATCTCCTCGAAAGCCATTTCTTTTAATTTCGGTAGAAAATTTATCTCACTTTACAGCTTCATTTCTTGCTGTAGATAAATAATCAGTTTCTAATAAAACAGAAAATGGATCATGATTTTGATTATTAGGTTTTATTTTGAGATATTGACCAAAACCAACCTTTTCTGAATTATTTCAACCAATATCATTAAGAGCTTGAAGCACTTTTTGTTTATCGCTCGGAATTTTACTATCAATTTTTTTGTAACCTGAATCATTAACTACTTCTTCTAATATTTTCAAAAACTGAGCACCATCCCCTTTTAATGTAGAAAACACTTTATAATAAGTAAACAAAGCCTTTCTTTGATTTACAGTTGGAGGAACTACTTTTTGTTGTTCGATAACATTTCCTAAATCACTATGGTTTTCTCAATCTTTAACTTGCTCAATAGCTTCTTTAAAACTTGTTGTCAGATTATTTAATTCTTTTTGAGAATTTAACAATTTTGTTTCAGATTCAACTTTAATTACTGATAAATCACTTTCTTTTCCCATTTCTTTATTAATTTTTGTGACTTTATCTTGTATACTGGACAGTTTATATTTGTTATCTTCGTTTTTTTCCAAAAAAGTTTTTGAATAAGAACTCAACTTACTTATTCCTTCAGAATAAGTTGAAAGATTATTTACTGATGATTTTTCATTTAATGCTTTAATTGTGGAACTTTTTAAATTTAAAGTACTTTCTTTAGTCTTAAGATCCTTCAGAGGGGTTATTTTGCCCCCCCCACTGCAGAAATGTTGAAAGATAGGGAATCTAAATTATTTCCACTGGGCAACAAAAAATAAACTAAATTGCTGCCAGCTAATACGGGGAATAAAAAATAAATTCCATATTTATATCTCAAAATAATCCTTAGTTAAATTATTAAATTATTGCACTTAATTTTTTAAATTAGTTTTTTTAACAATAAATCTTTTTAATTTAATTAAAGAATTTCTAACTTTTCATCAAAAATTCTATTTAGCAAATCTTTTTTAGTGTTATCTAATATTTCTATTTTTGACTGTAAATTTTCAATTTTTAATTGAATATTTTCACAAATATTATTGAATTTTTCTAAAGTTTTGTCATCAGGAATTATTATTTTCAATTCCAGTAATTTAGGAAGTCTTAATCTTTTAGTTATTGTGACTACTGCTGTTTTTTCTAAAATTGTCAAATTTGACTTAATTGTTTCTGATAAAAGATAAAAAAATCTATTTTCTTTTGGAGAAATTATGAAACATTCAGGAGTTGCTTCAAATTTACCTCTGTATAAATTCATTACAAATTTACCTGTATCAGTTATTAGTATTGCATTCTTATCATAGGAATATTGATAACTTTTAAAAAGATTTTTTCCAGAAGATGAAAAAAATGGATATTTTCCATTTTTATTTGAAGATTTAATTGATTTTTTACCTTTTTTAAATATTCCAATTTTTTCGAGTTTTTGATATTGTCAATCACTAGAAAATCTTTTCTCTCTCTCTCTGGTTCATAAACTATGAAATTATTGCTTGGAAACCTTAGATTCACAAATCACTCTTTGAAAATAGAAGTTCTAATATTCTGAAGCACTTCTATTCATCTTTCACTATTTCCAATTAATTCATCATAGGAAGAAAGGATATTTCCAATTTTTTGTTGAATATCATGGGGGGGGCAAGGGAATTTGATAGATAGCAATTTAGAAAGGGTTAAATGAGGTTGAGCAGTAGATGATTTAGCTAGTTTCATTAATTTTTCTTTCATTTTCGGATAATCAAAACAATATTTAATGAACTTAGGATCAGAAATTCCTTCATAAGAATTAAATCCGTATAAGTTTGGAGAAAGGCAAGCTGAAAAATTTAAAATAGCTGAATCGCCTGCAGAATTCCCACATCCAACCACACAAATAGTATTTTCAGAGAATAATTTACTTTGTTTTAATCCTTTTGAGTTGTAATATTTATTGCATTTCAAAATTTTTAAATAATTGCTGTCACTCACTTCCTTGCAACAAACTAAAGGAATATTTCCTTGACAAAATAAAGAAGGATCGCAATTAGGTTTATGATTTGCAATTCCTCTTTCTATTTTTACTAATTTATCTAAAGTTGTTAATTCTCACTTATTTTTGTGACAAAACATAACTAAATTAATTTAAAATTTTTTCCACTTTCTTCCCCAGAAGGGGAAACAAGAAAAAATTTACTTAATAAATAAAAAAATAATTTTCTTGCTCTTCCCTATAATCCTCTATCTTGTAACTATAAAACTACTTAATTAATTTCCCCTTTTAAGGGAAATTTAAGAATTATATAAAAGCTTTACTATCTAATTTAAAAGACTTTCCCATTGTTGAAGAAAAAGATATTTTTTTAATGTAATTCTTTTTAATAGAAGCTGGTTTTTTACTTTTAATTAATTTCAAAAGATAATCAAAATTTTCTACTAATTGATCAATTTCAAAATCAACTCTACCT belongs to Mycoplasma parvum str. Indiana and includes:
- the gltX gene encoding glutamate--tRNA ligase produces the protein MEDQTVRKVRTRFAPSPTGEFHIGGLRTALINFLYSKQNHGDFILRIEDTDQSRNQEAQIQRILDNLEALSLIPDESFASPGIYGPYLQSQKTEIYKRRIQELVTKGKVYKCFCTEEELKEEKKDNPYLYSGKCKNLMEKEIEEKMKKNIPFSYRLKLDSSKIYAWKDYVRGEMSIPASSMGEIILMRSNGLPTYNFAVVVDDYEMNISDIFRGEEHISNTPYQIALYEAFGWEENMPNFGHLSLLVSESGKKISKRDAEAEKYSVEYLLSLGYYPEALLNYLLLLGWNLGEQEFFNLKESVKNFTVEGLSGSPSVCDLKKLDWMSFSYLSKMDAHQYLNFVLPFFKGKIGDFQLSEEMKKEFALRFRTRVKYALALEEIAKEFFGNDYLNEKFIKKLKLDASNLEFIQKVLNFLKEYKFEKWSEMEARLLLKKLFFIFEMSKQEICHKLRFILIGEEEGLPVHSTFFLLGIERICKRLESSLKELKKAI
- a CDS encoding DNA cytosine methyltransferase — translated: MPSPTFQKTKVGEILEKEVSHKYTISDLLWKGNQRRKEEHILKGRGFGYSLFDENSIYTNTISARYYKDGSEILIKQKDKNPRKLTPRECARLQGFPDNYLIPVSDNQAYKQFGNSITVPVIFVIAKEILKVLNN
- the dcm gene encoding DNA (cytosine-5-)-methyltransferase, which translates into the protein MELISFPNNESAKYKMIDLFAGIGGTRLGFHLTGEVKTVFSSEIDKFSKLTYFYNFGDIPEGDIRNISTENIPDHDILVAGFPCQAFSQAGKKQGFKDERGILFFEIVRILRDKKPKSFLLENVKNLKTHNKGETFQIIPKSLQELNYHITHCLLKSSDFGIPQNRERIYIVGLQKI
- a CDS encoding RluA family pseudouridine synthase yields the protein MKNYEELKITDYKWEGYTLWKYIKLHFPYYTKLLIIKELRLKHILLNDQISYFQYKLQFGDIIKIYLLPDLSSFKKKKNKPLEKEYLKLNTSIKSQIFFENENLIIVNKKANQIIQPDSSKKNYSLEELLQAYIKTIDSESTYRPKFIHRLDRPVEGLLIAAKNAKAHSILSKAIRERKIQKFYKAIVLGSFPLKEMQLENWILDKSTKVKVLERENYGTKFAISLVKGIKKTPNYSIVEIKLVTGRKNQIRAQLAHLGHPIAGDRKYFNKNLKKQFKEKDFNWKKQFLSSESIALFSYKLIFEDELVKVLNLGKNTFELTKEPKNWSFWIKSLSF
- a CDS encoding L-lactate dehydrogenase codes for the protein MAVKVAVIGCGAVGSSFLYSAIHQDLASEYGIIDYNNELAKGQALDLEDSTLFFKAQSKVRAIDYCDLQDYDYVVITAGRPQKPEETRLQMVRDNVEIIRVIAEKIKDSGFSGIVLICSNPVDVLTHAFRQMSGLPTNKVIGSGTVLDSSRLLIKISTSLKVSPNSIEGAYVLGEHGDSSLVTFSQIRVGGRTINRCEEDHFEGSPFCCSDYEEKLEKEVRRKAYEIISRKRATHYGIGAALAKILSAFIYDTNEVLPLSVGLNGEYGLSNVTLALPTIVGKEGIKEIIVFPLSDKEEKKLIESAKIISSNIDSIRDLI
- a CDS encoding class I tRNA ligase family protein, which translates into the protein MNLLLFDSLSKSKKSISKEKFISIYLCGPTLYNYLHIGNLRPIVIFDFLIRYLRIKKYPYKYVQNLTDIDEKILLKAHKEKKTVQEVTDQYTESFLNILKNLNIVFPDNLPKVSAHMKNIHFHIAALLKKKKAIWDKKTQTIKFLSSTKSKNLSYFSGNDVSKEESCFALWKENNNTPISYPSPWFPGIPGWHIECFSMIDENFEVPITIHGGGVDLKFPHHENENLLCRFWHKKDLAKIWVHVGQVLNEEGKLSKSSNYSLTVEDCASQFSWNFLRYLFMKVGYQKPFTIDQELLSSYWAEWKGYLSALNYAEIILLNSSHALISDEQEEVQPDEILLHHLENDLNLPELLSWLEDLKKSLLNAIKASKYQEIYFYWKKIKNNLELLGFTIENMSREDIKEANQWLELIEQKDYKKADKLRAKLIEKGILP
- the rlmB gene encoding 23S rRNA (guanosine(2251)-2'-O)-methyltransferase RlmB is translated as MINLKKQLMLNGKKSVLEILKDNSLRKLIQHIYLTNNQTNLISMCKSLNIPYSIQNPAWLKALKKEFDSKYSNVFAVLNSKPQLSFEEFKKILLIKEKTPNLLLMVERIQDPYNFGAIIRTCLAAGINYLIYSSSNNTKLNNIVLKTSQGYALKMQLIQVKDLSKALQELKKLNFLSYAASLREPSKNYFSMKFHDRTIIVLGNEGFGISPKLEEHIDYRIKIPMHNNIESLNVSVANGILIYEVLRQQTLKK
- a CDS encoding restriction endonuclease subunit S — protein: MKSSNKNGKYPFFSSSGKNLFKSYQYSYDKNAILITDTGKFVMNLYRGKFEATPECFIISPKENRFFYLLSETIKSNLTILEKTAVVTITKRLRLPKLLELKIIIPDDKTLEKFNNICENIQLKIENLQSKIEILDNTKKDLLNRIFDEKLEIL
- a CDS encoding restriction endonuclease subunit S, giving the protein MFCHKNKWELTTLDKLVKIERGIANHKPNCDPSLFCQGNIPLVCCKEVSDSNYLKILKCNKYYNSKGLKQSKLFSENTICVVGCGNSAGDSAILNFSACLSPNLYGFNSYEGISDPKFIKYCFDYPKMKEKLMKLAKSSTAQPHLTLSKLLSIKFPCPPHDIQQKIGNILSSYDELIGNSERWIEVLQNIRTSIFKEWFVNLRFPSNNFIVYEPERERKDFLVIDNIKNSKKLEYLKKVKNQLNLQIKMENIHFFHLLEKIFLKVINIPMIRMQY